One stretch of Streptomyces agglomeratus DNA includes these proteins:
- a CDS encoding response regulator transcription factor has translation MRLLIVEDERRLAVALAKGLTAEGFAVDVVHDGLEGLHRAGEGSYDLVLLDIMLPGMNGYRVCAALRAAGNDVPILMLTAKDGEYDEAEGLDTGADDYLTKPFSYVVLVARVKALLRRRAGAGASPVLAVGDLRMDTASRRVYAGEEEVVLTAKEFAVLEQFAVRAGEVVSKARILEHVWDFAYDGDPNIVEVYVSALRRKLGARRIQTVRGAGYRLVAG, from the coding sequence ATGCGCTTGTTGATCGTGGAGGACGAGAGGCGGCTCGCGGTGGCCCTGGCCAAGGGCCTCACCGCCGAGGGCTTCGCCGTGGACGTGGTGCACGACGGGCTCGAAGGGCTGCACCGCGCCGGGGAGGGCTCGTACGATCTCGTGCTTCTCGACATCATGCTGCCCGGCATGAACGGCTACCGGGTCTGTGCGGCCCTGCGGGCGGCGGGCAATGACGTGCCGATCCTGATGCTGACCGCCAAGGACGGGGAGTACGACGAGGCCGAGGGGCTCGACACGGGGGCGGACGACTACCTGACCAAGCCGTTCTCGTACGTGGTGCTGGTCGCGCGGGTCAAGGCGCTGCTGCGGCGACGGGCCGGTGCCGGGGCCTCGCCCGTGCTGGCCGTCGGGGACCTGCGGATGGACACCGCCAGCCGGCGTGTGTACGCGGGTGAGGAAGAAGTCGTACTCACCGCCAAGGAGTTCGCCGTGCTGGAGCAGTTCGCGGTGCGGGCCGGTGAGGTGGTCAGCAAGGCGCGGATCCTGGAGCACGTGTGGGACTTCGCGTACGACGGTGACCCCAACATCGTCGAGGTGTACGTCAGCGCTCTGCGGCGCAAGCTCGGCGCCCGGCGGATCCAGACGGTGCGCGGCGCCGGGTACCGGCTGGTGGCGGGATGA
- a CDS encoding PepSY domain-containing protein, whose protein sequence is MKRKLVIATAVTALLIGGGTATAFATSDDDKPATSTITLEEATKAATGSAPGTVTGAELDDDRPTWEVDVYGKDAKWHDVDVDAKTAKVQDTHSEDDADDRAPRSPKVTLKEAAAAALKAQPGTLTSIDLDDDGGWEAEVRSKDGKHHELNVDARTAKATADRDTDDADDATDTD, encoded by the coding sequence ATGAAGCGCAAGCTCGTCATCGCCACCGCCGTCACGGCCCTGCTCATCGGCGGCGGAACAGCGACAGCGTTCGCCACATCGGACGACGACAAGCCGGCCACCAGCACGATCACCCTGGAGGAGGCGACGAAGGCGGCCACCGGGTCCGCGCCGGGCACGGTCACCGGCGCCGAACTCGACGACGACCGGCCGACGTGGGAGGTCGACGTCTACGGCAAGGACGCCAAGTGGCACGACGTCGACGTGGACGCCAAGACGGCGAAGGTACAGGACACCCACTCCGAAGACGACGCGGACGACCGCGCCCCGCGCAGCCCGAAGGTCACCCTGAAGGAGGCCGCAGCGGCAGCCCTGAAGGCGCAGCCGGGCACGCTGACGTCCATCGACCTGGACGACGACGGCGGCTGGGAGGCGGAAGTCCGTTCCAAGGACGGCAAGCACCACGAGCTGAACGTGGACGCCAGGACAGCGAAGGCAACAGCGGACCGGGACACGGACGACGCGGACGACGCCACCGACACCGACTGA